In Saccharothrix syringae, the following are encoded in one genomic region:
- a CDS encoding VIT1/CCC1 transporter family protein — protein sequence MTHAGEPHHDDLSGRLNWLRAGVLGANDGIVSTAGLVVGVAGATADRTAILAAGVAGLVAGSLSMAGGEYVSVSTQRDTERAALTLEARELREMPEEEERELAGIYQDKGLSAELAERVAHELTEKDALRAHAEAELQIDPDNLTNPWQAAWASLIAFAAGALVPLVAIVLPPTAWRVWACAVAVLVGLVLTGVVSARLGASPVGRAVRRNVVVGSLTMIVTYYVGLLFGVTMG from the coding sequence ATGACGCACGCAGGCGAACCGCACCACGACGACCTCTCCGGACGGCTGAACTGGCTGCGCGCCGGTGTGCTGGGCGCCAACGACGGGATCGTGTCCACCGCGGGCCTGGTGGTCGGCGTCGCGGGCGCCACCGCCGACCGCACCGCCATCCTCGCCGCGGGCGTCGCCGGGCTGGTCGCGGGTTCGCTGTCGATGGCGGGCGGCGAGTACGTCTCGGTCAGCACCCAGCGCGACACCGAGCGGGCCGCGCTGACCCTGGAGGCCCGCGAGCTGCGCGAGATGCCCGAGGAGGAGGAGCGCGAGCTCGCCGGGATCTACCAGGACAAGGGCCTGTCGGCGGAGCTGGCCGAGCGGGTCGCGCACGAGCTGACCGAGAAGGACGCGCTGCGCGCCCACGCCGAGGCCGAGCTGCAGATCGACCCCGACAACCTGACCAACCCGTGGCAGGCCGCCTGGGCGTCGCTGATCGCCTTCGCGGCGGGCGCGCTCGTGCCGCTGGTGGCGATCGTGCTGCCGCCGACGGCGTGGCGGGTGTGGGCGTGCGCGGTGGCCGTGCTGGTCGGGCTGGTGCTCACCGGCGTGGTCAGCGCCCGGCTCGGCGCGAGCCCGGTTGGCCGAGCGGTGCGCCGCAACGTCGTGGTGGGGTCACTCACGATGATCGTCACCTACTACGTCGGTCTCCTGTTCGGAGTAACGATGGGGTAA
- a CDS encoding MFS transporter — translation MGAGRFTPVTPLLRTPAFRRYLLARTSSHLGDGMVPVALAFGALRLGASPTEVGLVLLAGRLPVVVLTLVGGVVGDLLSRRAVMLVTDVVRCASQALTAALLLTGTATPWHLAALQAVAGAAGAFFTPAAAGLVADVVPPAQRHRANALLTTAQHAATLVAPVVSAALVAAVGAGASFAADAVTFAVSAAALAALRVPDRPTAPRPALLDAARHGWRDFRARPWLQATTVQVALVNGACVSPFLVLGPVIADQRLGGPLAWALIGNGYAVGALLGGALALRLRPRHPLRTAVTVPVALAPLLVLLAAGAPTAVLAAAAVPAGAQAALHAVLTDTARQVHVPADLVARATGFATVVGLAATPVGMALAGPAAERVGVGAVLLAGALVAVLSAPAALAVRSVRRLPAEVGPAR, via the coding sequence GTGGGGGCCGGCAGGTTCACGCCCGTGACCCCGCTGCTGCGCACCCCGGCCTTCCGCCGCTACTTACTCGCCCGCACGTCCTCCCACCTCGGTGACGGCATGGTCCCCGTGGCGCTGGCGTTCGGCGCGCTGCGGCTCGGCGCGTCACCGACCGAGGTGGGCCTGGTGCTGCTCGCCGGCCGGTTGCCGGTGGTCGTGCTGACCCTCGTCGGCGGGGTGGTGGGCGACCTGCTGTCGCGCCGGGCGGTCATGCTCGTCACCGACGTCGTCCGCTGCGCCTCCCAGGCCCTGACGGCCGCCCTGCTGCTCACCGGGACCGCGACCCCGTGGCACCTGGCCGCCCTGCAGGCCGTCGCGGGCGCGGCCGGCGCCTTCTTCACCCCCGCCGCGGCGGGGCTGGTCGCCGATGTGGTGCCCCCGGCGCAACGCCACCGGGCCAACGCCCTGCTCACCACCGCCCAGCACGCCGCCACCCTCGTCGCCCCGGTGGTGTCGGCGGCGCTGGTGGCCGCGGTCGGCGCGGGCGCGTCCTTCGCCGCGGACGCGGTCACCTTCGCGGTCAGCGCCGCCGCGCTCGCCGCCCTGCGGGTCCCGGACCGGCCCACCGCACCGCGACCGGCACTGCTGGACGCCGCGCGGCACGGGTGGCGCGACTTCCGCGCCCGCCCCTGGTTGCAGGCCACCACCGTCCAGGTCGCCCTCGTCAACGGCGCCTGCGTCTCCCCGTTCCTGGTCCTCGGCCCGGTCATCGCCGACCAGCGCCTGGGCGGCCCCCTGGCCTGGGCGCTCATCGGCAACGGCTACGCCGTCGGCGCGCTGCTGGGCGGCGCCCTCGCCCTGCGCCTGCGACCGCGCCACCCGCTCCGGACGGCCGTCACCGTCCCCGTCGCCCTGGCCCCGCTGCTGGTCCTGCTCGCCGCCGGCGCGCCAACAGCGGTGCTCGCCGCCGCGGCCGTGCCCGCCGGGGCGCAGGCCGCCCTCCACGCCGTGCTCACCGACACCGCCCGGCAGGTGCACGTGCCCGCCGACCTCGTCGCCCGGGCCACCGGCTTCGCCACCGTCGTCGGCCTGGCCGCCACGCCGGTTGGCATGGCGCTGGCCGGCCCGGCGGCCGAGCGCGTCGGCGTGGGCGCCGTGCTGCTCGCCGGCGCGCTGGTCGCCGTGCTGAGCGCGCCGGCGGCGCTGGCCGTGCGCTCCGTCAGGCGGCTGCCGGCCGAGGTGGGACCCGCCCGCTGA
- a CDS encoding ArsR/SmtB family transcription factor, with product MRHQESNPDVEQLSLPDVLAALSDPLRIGLVRLLADGEERYFGEFTAPVAKSTLSHHLKVLNAAGVTWRREEGTRCYIRLRREDLDARFPHLLDTVLAAAEGDDVGHHVTTCVRRVGEPGS from the coding sequence GTGCGCCACCAGGAGTCCAACCCGGACGTCGAGCAGCTCAGCCTGCCCGACGTCCTCGCGGCGCTCAGCGACCCGCTGCGGATCGGCCTGGTCCGGCTGCTGGCCGACGGCGAGGAGCGCTACTTCGGCGAGTTCACCGCCCCGGTGGCCAAGTCGACGCTCAGCCACCACCTCAAGGTCCTCAACGCCGCGGGCGTGACCTGGCGGCGCGAGGAGGGCACCCGCTGCTACATACGGCTGCGCCGGGAGGACCTGGACGCCCGCTTCCCGCACCTGCTCGACACCGTGCTGGCCGCCGCCGAGGGCGACGACGTGGGCCACCACGTGACCACCTGCGTGCGGCGGGTGGGCGAACCCGGGAGCTGA
- a CDS encoding SDR family NAD(P)-dependent oxidoreductase translates to MEFDGQVALVTGSTAGIGRETARLLALGGAQVVVSGRDAARGAETVAAIEADGGRAKFVAADLADLDSVRELAAAAGEVDVLVNNAGIFPFALTPEQDPQVYQLLFDVNVRAPFFLGAALLPGMVERGRGSVVNVSTSATEVGMAGAAVYAATKGALEALTRTWAVEFRGTGVRVNTVSPGATATEAALALTEGAARHIGEASALGRIGEPREIAEAIVFLASPRAAYVHGEKLLVDGGLTIV, encoded by the coding sequence ATGGAGTTCGACGGGCAGGTCGCCCTGGTCACCGGCAGCACCGCGGGCATCGGCCGCGAGACCGCGCGGCTGCTGGCGCTCGGCGGCGCCCAGGTGGTCGTCTCCGGCCGGGACGCCGCGCGCGGCGCCGAGACCGTGGCGGCCATCGAGGCCGACGGCGGGCGGGCGAAGTTCGTCGCCGCCGACCTGGCGGACCTGGACTCGGTCCGCGAGCTGGCCGCCGCGGCGGGCGAGGTCGACGTGCTGGTGAACAACGCGGGCATCTTCCCGTTCGCGCTCACGCCGGAGCAGGACCCGCAGGTCTACCAGCTGCTGTTCGACGTCAACGTCCGGGCGCCGTTCTTCCTCGGCGCGGCGCTGCTGCCGGGCATGGTCGAGCGGGGGCGGGGGAGCGTGGTGAACGTGTCCACCTCGGCCACCGAGGTCGGCATGGCGGGCGCCGCGGTGTACGCGGCGACCAAGGGTGCGCTGGAGGCGCTGACCCGGACGTGGGCCGTGGAGTTCCGCGGTACCGGCGTGCGGGTCAACACGGTGTCCCCGGGTGCGACGGCGACCGAGGCGGCGCTGGCGTTGACCGAGGGCGCGGCGAGGCACATCGGTGAGGCGTCCGCGCTGGGGCGCATCGGCGAGCCGCGGGAGATCGCGGAGGCGATCGTGTTCCTGGCCTCGCCGCGGGCCGCGTACGTGCACGGGGAGAAGCTGCTGGTCGACGGTGGGTTGACGATCGTCTGA
- a CDS encoding HAD domain-containing protein translates to MTGRPLLFLDVDGPLLPFGGEHRSFPPPDRDNPLLARCDPAHGPRLAALPADLVWATTWGEEANRVLAPRLGLPPLPVLTWPDPTPLDRWHGLHHKTRALTAQANGRPFAWVDDEITDADRTWIADHHPGPALPLHVDPRTGLTDADLTTLGAWLRKVA, encoded by the coding sequence GTGACCGGGCGCCCGCTGCTCTTCCTCGACGTCGACGGCCCCCTCCTCCCCTTCGGCGGCGAGCACCGCTCCTTCCCGCCGCCCGACCGGGACAACCCGCTGCTGGCCCGCTGCGACCCCGCCCACGGCCCGCGCCTGGCCGCCCTGCCCGCCGACCTCGTGTGGGCCACCACCTGGGGCGAGGAGGCGAACCGGGTCCTGGCCCCGCGCCTGGGCCTCCCCCCGCTGCCAGTGCTCACCTGGCCCGACCCCACCCCGCTCGACCGCTGGCACGGGTTGCACCACAAGACCCGCGCCCTCACCGCCCAGGCGAACGGCCGGCCGTTCGCCTGGGTCGACGACGAGATCACCGACGCCGACCGGACCTGGATCGCCGACCACCACCCCGGCCCCGCGCTGCCCCTCCACGTCGACCCGCGCACCGGCCTCACCGACGCCGACCTCACCACCCTCGGCGCATGGCTGCGAAAGGTCGCCTGA
- a CDS encoding response regulator transcription factor, whose protein sequence is MVSVLLVEDDPVVRSAVTRALTGLGHAVLPVGTALEALRAITGSSFDLVVLDLGLPDVDGADALRMMRGLCDVPVIVATARDDETEIVRLLNAGADDYLVKPFSSEHLAARLAAVLRRTRRQAPAEPLRIGRLTVDLDRREARLDGRELNLTRKEFDLLAYLAAREGRVVPRAELLANLWNLPGRHDDQTLDVHLSWLRRKLGERAAQPRFLHTVRGVGFKLTAAE, encoded by the coding sequence ATGGTCTCCGTGCTGCTCGTCGAGGACGACCCCGTGGTGCGGTCGGCGGTCACCCGCGCGCTGACCGGGCTCGGGCACGCCGTGCTGCCGGTCGGCACCGCGCTGGAGGCGTTGCGCGCCATCACCGGCTCGTCGTTCGACCTGGTGGTGCTCGACCTCGGCCTGCCCGACGTGGACGGCGCGGACGCGTTGCGGATGATGCGCGGCCTGTGCGACGTGCCGGTGATCGTCGCCACCGCCCGCGACGACGAGACCGAGATCGTCCGCCTGCTCAACGCCGGCGCGGACGACTACCTGGTCAAGCCGTTCTCCAGCGAGCACCTGGCCGCCCGCCTCGCCGCGGTGCTCCGGCGGACCCGCAGGCAGGCGCCCGCCGAGCCGTTGCGGATCGGGCGGTTGACCGTAGACCTCGACCGGCGCGAGGCGCGGCTCGACGGGCGCGAGCTGAACCTGACGCGCAAGGAGTTCGACCTGCTCGCCTACCTCGCCGCGCGCGAGGGGCGGGTGGTGCCGCGCGCGGAGCTGCTGGCCAACCTGTGGAACCTGCCCGGCCGCCACGACGACCAGACGCTGGACGTCCACCTGTCCTGGCTGCGCCGCAAGCTCGGCGAGCGCGCCGCCCAACCCCGCTTCCTGCACACCGTGCGCGGGGTCGGGTTCAAGCTCACGGCGGCCGAGTGA
- a CDS encoding HAMP domain-containing sensor histidine kinase, producing MRRSLALVSLAVTSMVALAFLVPLALVVRQLAEDRALADAERQAGALAPVLVITADPAAVGQALTSGAGRVAVHLAGGEVVGVPMATDEQLRSAREDGLAFTGAVPTGRVHLQPVLLGQGRVAVVEAFVPEAELSRGVWQAWLALSGVAVSLVLASVLVADRLGARVVRAAAALADGARRMGQGDLTARVPPSGPPELVDAGGAFNRMADRIGQLVAGERELLADLSHRLRTPLTALRLDSETLGPDPGANRVRQAVHALEREVNELIRAARRELDDPGGSRCDAAQVVHDRLVFWSALADDQRRLWNLRGTERSAVVPLSRSDLAAAMDAVLGNVFRHTPEGTGFVVALFHQPDRVVVVIEDEGPGIEDLEAALRRGSSGAGSTGLGLDIARRAAEATGGSLVVDRGPLGGTRVRLRLLLADRT from the coding sequence GTGAGGAGGTCGCTCGCCCTGGTGTCGCTGGCGGTCACCTCGATGGTGGCGCTGGCCTTCCTGGTCCCGCTCGCCCTGGTGGTGCGCCAGCTCGCCGAGGACCGGGCACTGGCCGACGCCGAGCGGCAGGCCGGTGCCCTGGCGCCCGTGCTGGTGATCACCGCCGACCCGGCGGCCGTCGGGCAGGCCCTCACCTCCGGCGCGGGCCGGGTGGCGGTGCACCTGGCGGGCGGCGAGGTGGTCGGCGTGCCGATGGCCACCGACGAGCAGCTCAGGTCGGCCCGCGAGGACGGCCTGGCGTTCACCGGCGCCGTCCCCACCGGGCGGGTCCACCTCCAGCCGGTGTTGCTGGGGCAGGGGCGCGTCGCGGTGGTCGAGGCGTTCGTGCCCGAGGCGGAGCTGTCCCGGGGCGTGTGGCAGGCGTGGCTGGCGCTCAGCGGGGTGGCGGTCTCCCTCGTCCTGGCCTCGGTGCTGGTCGCCGACCGGCTGGGGGCCCGCGTGGTGCGCGCCGCCGCGGCCCTGGCCGACGGCGCCCGCCGGATGGGGCAGGGCGACCTGACCGCCCGCGTGCCGCCCTCCGGCCCGCCCGAGCTGGTGGACGCGGGCGGCGCGTTCAACCGCATGGCCGACCGGATCGGCCAGCTCGTGGCGGGCGAGCGGGAGCTGCTGGCCGACCTGTCCCACCGGCTGCGCACGCCGCTCACCGCGCTGCGCCTGGACTCCGAGACGCTGGGCCCCGACCCGGGCGCGAACCGCGTCCGCCAGGCCGTGCACGCGCTGGAGCGCGAGGTCAACGAGCTGATCCGGGCGGCCCGCCGCGAGCTGGACGACCCCGGTGGCAGCCGGTGCGACGCCGCGCAGGTGGTGCACGACCGGCTGGTGTTCTGGTCGGCGCTGGCCGACGACCAGCGGCGGCTGTGGAACCTGCGCGGCACCGAGCGCAGTGCGGTGGTCCCGCTGAGCCGCAGCGACCTGGCCGCCGCCATGGACGCGGTGCTGGGCAACGTCTTCCGGCACACCCCCGAGGGCACCGGGTTCGTGGTGGCGCTGTTCCACCAGCCCGACCGGGTGGTGGTCGTCATCGAGGACGAGGGGCCCGGTATCGAGGACCTGGAGGCGGCGCTGCGGCGGGGGAGCAGCGGCGCGGGCTCCACCGGCCTGGGACTGGACATCGCCCGCCGGGCCGCCGAGGCCACCGGCGGTTCGCTCGTGGTCGACCGGGGCCCGCTGGGCGGCACCCGGGTCCGCCTGCGGCTGCTGCTGGCCGACCGGACTTGA
- a CDS encoding CAP domain-containing protein → MSRKSRVLPVAAILAGLALTGCEHPDGMALVTLGATAAGTTPPAPVDALPAGTTTTTGTTTTGATTTTAVTTTATTTTAAEPTARSEAQPQAQPPRPQTQVQQPEQQAQPEPAAPTKTDVEVAEERVFELTNAERAAQGCPTLAADDRLDAAARAHSADMAAQNYFDHVSRDGRSFVDRVKAAGYPSPGAENIAAGQRTPEAVVKGWMESPGHRANILNCKLKALGVGMARGGSYGIYWTQNFGW, encoded by the coding sequence GTGTCGCGCAAGAGCCGAGTGCTGCCCGTCGCCGCCATCCTCGCCGGCCTGGCCCTGACCGGGTGCGAACACCCGGACGGAATGGCCCTGGTCACCCTCGGCGCCACCGCGGCGGGCACCACCCCGCCCGCACCGGTCGACGCCCTGCCGGCCGGCACCACCACGACGACCGGAACGACCACGACCGGGGCCACGACCACGACCGCGGTCACGACGACGGCCACGACCACCACCGCCGCCGAGCCGACGGCCCGGTCCGAGGCGCAACCGCAGGCCCAACCGCCCCGGCCGCAGACCCAGGTCCAGCAGCCCGAGCAGCAGGCCCAGCCCGAACCGGCCGCCCCGACCAAGACCGACGTGGAGGTCGCCGAGGAGCGGGTGTTCGAGCTGACCAACGCCGAGCGGGCCGCGCAGGGCTGCCCCACGCTGGCCGCCGACGACCGGCTGGACGCGGCCGCCCGCGCGCACAGCGCCGACATGGCCGCGCAGAACTACTTCGACCACGTCTCCCGGGACGGCCGCTCGTTCGTCGACCGGGTCAAGGCGGCCGGCTACCCCAGCCCCGGCGCCGAGAACATCGCCGCCGGCCAGCGCACGCCCGAGGCCGTGGTGAAGGGGTGGATGGAGTCGCCGGGCCACCGCGCGAACATCCTCAACTGCAAGCTCAAGGCACTGGGCGTGGGCATGGCCCGCGGCGGCTCCTACGGCATCTACTGGACTCAGAACTTCGGCTGGTGA
- a CDS encoding Lrp/AsnC family transcriptional regulator yields MAAKAGRSAPLDELDRRIVEELRADGRLSMRALAERLHISRAGAYSRVERLHRDGVLTGYAAVVDPERYGFGISAYVYLKISQHSWKAVRQRVMEIPEVWHGALVSGDYDLVLLVRAPDAHSLRDLVLSRLQTMPDVTSSHTVLILDELPAGRDHQPKF; encoded by the coding sequence ATGGCGGCGAAGGCTGGACGATCGGCACCCCTGGACGAGCTGGACCGGCGCATCGTGGAGGAGCTGCGCGCGGACGGCAGGCTGTCCATGCGGGCGCTGGCCGAGCGGCTGCACATCTCGCGCGCCGGGGCGTACTCGCGGGTGGAGCGGCTGCACCGGGACGGCGTGCTCACCGGGTACGCGGCGGTGGTCGACCCCGAGCGCTACGGCTTCGGCATCTCCGCCTACGTCTACCTCAAGATCAGCCAGCACTCGTGGAAGGCGGTGCGGCAGCGGGTGATGGAGATCCCCGAGGTGTGGCACGGCGCCCTGGTCTCCGGCGACTACGACCTGGTGCTGCTGGTGCGGGCGCCGGACGCGCACAGCCTGCGCGACCTGGTGCTGTCGCGGTTGCAGACCATGCCGGACGTGACCTCCAGCCACACCGTGCTGATCCTGGACGAGCTGCCCGCCGGCCGGGATCACCAGCCGAAGTTCTGA
- a CDS encoding thiamine pyrophosphate-dependent dehydrogenase E1 component subunit alpha, producing MARTRVPERTLLPGEEPLSLLREDGTPVDDAPLAMPDDDVLVELHRRMVIGRRFDTQATALTRQGRLAVYPSSRGQEACEVGAVLALREQDWLFPTYRDSVALVTRGVDPAGTLTLLQGGWHLGYDPYEHRVGPQCTPLATNTLHAVGFAHAARLKGEDTAALVFVGDGATSEGDTHEALNFAGVWRAPVVFLVQNNGYAISVPMSKQNAAPSLAHKGIGYGVPSVLVDGNDVAAVYAVVREALHAGGPTLIEARTYRIEAHTNADDASRYRDAAEVAAWLDRDPVDRIETYLTSRGLLDQARREAVAAEAERFAAWTRAQLNTDVVPDPDELFEHVYATRPAHLRAQAASLREELA from the coding sequence ATGGCCCGCACCCGCGTGCCCGAGCGGACGTTGCTGCCCGGCGAGGAACCGCTCTCGCTGCTGCGCGAGGACGGCACACCGGTCGACGACGCGCCCCTGGCGATGCCCGACGACGACGTGCTCGTCGAGCTGCACCGGCGCATGGTCATCGGCCGCCGCTTCGACACCCAGGCCACCGCGCTGACCAGGCAGGGCAGGCTGGCCGTCTACCCGTCGTCGCGCGGCCAGGAGGCGTGCGAGGTCGGCGCGGTGCTGGCGCTGCGCGAGCAGGACTGGCTGTTCCCCACCTACCGCGACTCGGTCGCCCTGGTCACCAGGGGTGTGGACCCGGCCGGGACGCTCACCCTGCTCCAGGGCGGCTGGCACCTCGGCTACGACCCGTACGAGCACCGCGTCGGCCCGCAGTGCACCCCGCTGGCCACCAACACCCTGCACGCGGTCGGCTTCGCGCACGCGGCCCGGCTCAAGGGCGAGGACACCGCCGCGCTGGTGTTCGTCGGCGACGGCGCCACCTCCGAGGGCGACACGCACGAGGCGCTGAACTTCGCGGGCGTGTGGCGGGCACCGGTGGTGTTCCTGGTGCAGAACAACGGCTACGCGATCAGCGTGCCGATGTCCAAGCAGAACGCCGCGCCGTCGCTGGCCCACAAGGGCATCGGGTACGGCGTGCCGTCCGTGCTGGTGGACGGCAACGACGTGGCCGCCGTGTACGCGGTGGTGCGCGAGGCCCTGCACGCCGGCGGCCCGACGCTGATCGAGGCCCGCACCTACCGGATCGAGGCGCACACCAACGCCGACGACGCGTCCCGCTACCGGGACGCCGCCGAGGTCGCCGCCTGGCTCGACCGCGACCCGGTCGACCGGATCGAGACCTACCTGACCTCGCGCGGCCTGCTCGACCAGGCGCGCCGCGAGGCGGTGGCCGCCGAGGCCGAGCGGTTCGCCGCGTGGACGCGGGCGCAGCTGAACACCGACGTCGTGCCCGACCCCGACGAGCTGTTCGAGCACGTCTACGCGACCCGGCCCGCGCACCTGCGGGCCCAGGCCGCCTCGCTGCGGGAGGAACTGGCGTGA
- a CDS encoding alpha-ketoacid dehydrogenase subunit beta codes for MAGALNRALADALEADPTVLVFGEDVGPLGGVFRVTDGLAARFGDARVFDTPLAEAGIVGTAIGMAMNGLRPVVEMQFDAFAYPAFEQITSHLAKMRNRTRGRVGLPVVIRVPYGGGIGGVEHHCDSSEAYYTHTPGLRVVTPGTPDDAYRLLRDAIDSPDPVIFLEPKRRYWTKGELSTDPFAFDRALVRRPGRDVTLIAYGPMVATALETAAAAEEEGWDVEVVDLRTLAPFDDETVCASVVKTGRAVVVHEAPGFGGYGAEVAARVTERCFHHLHAPVLRVTGFDIPYPPPKLEEHHLPSVDRVLDAIARLQWDDEVVVHRA; via the coding sequence ATGGCCGGCGCGCTGAACAGGGCGCTGGCCGACGCCCTGGAGGCCGACCCGACCGTGCTGGTGTTCGGCGAGGACGTGGGCCCGCTGGGCGGGGTGTTCCGGGTGACCGACGGCCTGGCCGCGCGGTTCGGCGACGCGCGCGTGTTCGACACGCCGCTGGCCGAGGCCGGCATCGTCGGCACCGCCATCGGCATGGCCATGAACGGCCTGCGGCCCGTGGTGGAGATGCAGTTCGACGCGTTCGCCTACCCGGCGTTCGAGCAGATCACCAGCCACCTGGCCAAGATGCGCAACCGCACCAGGGGGCGCGTCGGGCTGCCGGTGGTGATCCGGGTGCCCTACGGCGGCGGCATCGGCGGGGTCGAGCACCACTGCGACTCCTCCGAGGCGTACTACACGCACACGCCCGGCCTGCGGGTCGTCACGCCCGGCACCCCCGACGACGCCTACCGGCTGCTGCGCGACGCGATCGACTCGCCCGACCCGGTGATCTTCCTGGAGCCCAAGCGGCGCTACTGGACCAAGGGCGAGCTGAGCACCGACCCGTTCGCCTTCGACCGGGCGCTGGTGCGGCGACCCGGCCGCGACGTGACCCTGATCGCCTACGGCCCGATGGTCGCCACCGCCCTGGAGACCGCGGCGGCGGCCGAGGAGGAGGGCTGGGACGTCGAGGTGGTCGACCTGCGGACGCTGGCGCCGTTCGACGACGAGACCGTGTGCGCGTCGGTGGTCAAGACCGGCCGGGCCGTGGTGGTGCACGAGGCGCCCGGCTTCGGCGGGTACGGCGCGGAGGTCGCCGCCCGGGTCACCGAGCGGTGCTTCCACCACCTGCACGCGCCCGTGCTGCGGGTGACCGGGTTCGACATCCCGTACCCGCCGCCCAAGCTGGAGGAGCACCACCTGCCGTCGGTGGACCGCGTGCTGGACGCGATCGCCCGGCTGCAGTGGGACGACGAGGTGGTGGTCCACCGTGCCTGA
- a CDS encoding dihydrolipoamide acetyltransferase family protein — translation MPDFRLPDLGEGLTEGEIVTWLVSVGDAVAIDQPVVEVETAKAVVEVPCPYEGVVTARHGEPGEKLAVGSVLLSVTSPTTTPDSPESPDSSEYSGNVLIGYGTSHTPRRRRPRRTPHPARVLHSDTASPPLQHRESTVPDPRVEPPAPPSSTFTTAPAVISPIVRQLARDNGLVLDRIEGSGPGGVIRRADVERELARRAAGPEPVAAESAGPAPATRRIPLRGLRGAVAEKLATSRREIPEATVWVDVDATDFLAARAALPSVSLLALLARFTVLGLKKFPELNSRVEGDEVVVLGEVNLGFAAQTDRGLVVPVVHGAHALTTTELATAIADRTTAAREGRLSPAALTGGTFTVNNYGVFGVDGSAAIINHPEAAILGIGRIIDRPWAVGGQLAVRKVAQLTLAFDHRVCDGGTAGGFLRFVADCVESPITALADL, via the coding sequence GTGCCTGACTTCCGCCTGCCCGACCTGGGCGAGGGCCTCACCGAGGGCGAGATCGTCACCTGGCTGGTGTCCGTGGGCGACGCCGTGGCGATCGACCAGCCGGTGGTCGAGGTCGAGACGGCCAAGGCCGTGGTCGAGGTGCCCTGCCCCTACGAGGGCGTGGTCACCGCCCGCCACGGCGAACCGGGCGAGAAGCTCGCCGTCGGCTCGGTCCTCCTCTCCGTGACCTCTCCCACCACCACCCCCGACTCCCCTGAATCCCCCGACTCCTCGGAGTACTCCGGCAACGTCCTGATCGGCTACGGCACCTCCCACACCCCCCGCCGCCGACGCCCCCGCCGCACCCCCCACCCCGCGCGTGTCCTCCACTCCGACACCGCGAGTCCTCCACTCCAACACCGCGAGTCGACCGTTCCGGACCCCCGTGTCGAACCTCCGGCACCCCCGAGTTCCACGTTCACGACCGCTCCGGCGGTCATCTCGCCGATCGTGCGGCAGCTCGCCCGGGACAACGGGCTGGTCCTGGACCGGATCGAGGGCAGCGGGCCCGGTGGCGTGATCCGCCGGGCGGACGTCGAGCGCGAGCTGGCCAGGCGTGCCGCGGGTCCGGAGCCGGTCGCCGCGGAGTCGGCTGGTCCGGCACCGGCCACCCGTCGCATCCCGCTGCGCGGCCTGCGCGGCGCCGTGGCCGAGAAGCTGGCCACGTCGCGGCGCGAGATCCCCGAGGCCACCGTGTGGGTCGACGTCGACGCCACCGACTTCCTCGCCGCCCGCGCCGCGCTGCCCTCGGTGTCGCTGCTCGCCCTGCTGGCCCGGTTCACCGTGCTGGGCCTGAAGAAGTTCCCGGAGCTGAACTCCCGGGTCGAGGGCGACGAGGTCGTGGTCCTCGGCGAGGTGAACCTGGGCTTCGCCGCCCAGACCGACCGCGGCCTGGTGGTGCCCGTCGTCCACGGCGCGCACGCCCTGACCACCACCGAGCTGGCCACCGCCATCGCCGACCGCACCACCGCCGCCCGCGAGGGCAGGCTGTCGCCCGCCGCGCTCACCGGCGGCACCTTCACGGTCAACAACTACGGCGTGTTCGGCGTCGACGGCTCGGCCGCGATCATCAACCACCCGGAGGCGGCGATCCTCGGCATCGGCCGCATCATCGACCGGCCGTGGGCGGTGGGCGGTCAGCTCGCGGTGCGCAAGGTCGCCCAGCTCACCCTCGCCTTCGACCACCGCGTGTGCGACGGCGGCACGGCCGGCGGGTTCCTGCGGTTCGTCGCCGACTGCGTCGAATCCCCGATCACCGCCCTGGCCGACCTCTAG